In Bacillus sp. SB49, a single window of DNA contains:
- a CDS encoding glutathione peroxidase: MSVYEYVVQDKSGGEVSLGDYEGNVLLIVNTATKCGLANQFEGLEALHQKYESEGLRVLGFPCNQFMNQEPVSDENMAQECKINFGVTFPLFKKIQVNGKDADPLYKYLKTEQKGLLGSDIKWNFTKFLVDRKGNVVKRFAPKTKPEQIEQDIQELL, from the coding sequence ATGTCTGTCTACGAATATGTAGTCCAGGATAAAAGCGGGGGAGAAGTCAGCCTCGGTGATTATGAAGGTAACGTGCTGTTGATTGTCAACACGGCGACGAAGTGCGGCCTTGCAAACCAGTTCGAGGGGTTGGAGGCACTTCATCAGAAATACGAATCGGAAGGGCTGCGCGTGCTCGGCTTCCCTTGTAATCAATTCATGAATCAGGAGCCGGTTTCAGATGAAAACATGGCACAGGAATGTAAAATCAACTTTGGCGTTACGTTTCCGCTTTTCAAGAAGATCCAAGTGAACGGGAAAGATGCTGACCCGTTATATAAGTACCTGAAGACGGAGCAGAAGGGTCTGCTTGGAAGTGATATTAAGTGGAACTTCACCAAGTTCCTTGTCGATCGTAAAGGGAATGTCGTGAAACGGTTTGCTCCGAAGACAAAACCTGAGCAAATCGAACAGGATATTCAAGAGCTCCTTTAA
- a CDS encoding DUF3189 family protein, with translation MIYIYNDYGGTHTTSIAAAYHLGYLQKGQILDKQDILEIPFFNKLTKKDAGRLLFHGQDSKGHDVYTIGRKSQNLVVPALSDLCQIFFQMFDIEDRIVFSNTSPTVPFVMSIGGGLSRGLGIDTFGVPLLIKGAQKCHPLIEQLVEHTIKTAEKDSDEPIIVLENDDFYI, from the coding sequence ATGATTTATATATACAACGATTACGGTGGGACACATACCACGTCGATTGCAGCAGCCTATCATCTCGGTTACTTACAAAAGGGGCAGATCCTCGATAAACAAGACATTTTAGAGATTCCGTTCTTCAACAAATTGACAAAAAAAGACGCAGGCAGACTGCTTTTCCATGGACAGGATTCAAAGGGCCATGACGTCTACACCATCGGACGAAAATCCCAGAATCTAGTCGTGCCTGCGCTGAGCGACCTCTGCCAGATCTTCTTCCAAATGTTCGATATTGAAGACCGCATCGTCTTCAGCAACACTTCCCCTACCGTCCCTTTTGTGATGTCGATAGGTGGAGGATTATCGAGAGGCCTTGGTATCGATACATTTGGCGTTCCCCTGCTCATTAAAGGGGCTCAAAAGTGTCACCCACTGATTGAACAACTTGTCGAGCATACGATCAAAACAGCAGAAAAGGATTCGGACGAACCGATCATTGTGCTGGAAAATGATGACTTTTACATATAA
- a CDS encoding polysaccharide deacetylase family protein, with amino-acid sequence MKNISNWIAVLVLLFACISTTYSHASELKRPRSFYENQGSAVWEVPNPSKSVAITFDDGPSETYTPEILDLLAKYDAKATFFVMGSRAEENPEVIRQTALAGHEIANHTYSHGNIPRMSTTEIKEDLNRTNDVIEGITNTSTTLFRPPGGYYDTRIINAVNEEGYTFVLWSWHQDTYDWKQPGAGKIVANVLTKVQNGDIILFHDGGGDRSQTVQALKKILPELKKRGYQLVTVSELMRMDPRYQYLKELNVEETWN; translated from the coding sequence ATGAAAAATATTAGTAACTGGATTGCGGTACTGGTCTTACTATTCGCGTGTATCAGCACTACGTACAGTCACGCATCCGAGTTGAAACGTCCACGCTCTTTTTACGAAAATCAAGGGTCTGCTGTCTGGGAAGTGCCTAACCCCTCCAAGAGTGTTGCCATTACCTTTGATGACGGCCCAAGCGAAACCTATACACCTGAAATCTTGGATCTGCTTGCCAAATATGATGCAAAAGCGACATTCTTTGTAATGGGGTCGAGAGCAGAAGAAAATCCTGAGGTCATCCGGCAGACCGCTTTGGCCGGCCATGAAATTGCCAACCATACGTACAGTCATGGAAACATACCAAGGATGAGTACGACAGAAATTAAAGAAGATTTGAACCGGACGAATGACGTCATCGAAGGAATCACCAACACATCGACGACGTTATTCCGGCCGCCGGGAGGATATTATGACACGCGGATCATTAATGCTGTCAACGAAGAAGGCTATACCTTCGTCCTCTGGTCCTGGCACCAGGACACCTATGACTGGAAGCAGCCGGGGGCGGGTAAAATCGTCGCTAACGTTCTGACGAAAGTGCAGAACGGGGACATCATCCTATTTCATGACGGCGGTGGGGACAGATCTCAGACCGTCCAGGCTTTAAAGAAAATTCTTCCGGAATTGAAGAAGCGCGGATATCAGCTGGTGACGGTTTCCGAGCTGATGCGCATGGACCCGCGTTACCAATATCTGAAGGAATTGAATGTAGAGGAAACATGGAACTGA
- a CDS encoding TetR/AcrR family transcriptional regulator has protein sequence MKAQQTWEKLLDETERLIKEKGCQKTTLKDIMERTGLTKGGIYHYVESKNELFAQLMSRGLRSANERFYEAAGDKERPELDSPLRQTLDTFHFDEEDVSKEIFLYLISQRHDSKVAELLQEHHQSAFQQSKQWIEFGKEHGVIGPHVDAEKVSELFLLIGYGMNMYHAVSKEPVAMKQEELYHYMKRLLAP, from the coding sequence ATGAAAGCTCAACAAACGTGGGAAAAGCTGCTTGATGAAACGGAGCGTTTAATAAAAGAAAAAGGCTGTCAAAAGACGACACTGAAGGATATCATGGAACGAACCGGGCTGACGAAGGGCGGCATTTATCATTATGTGGAAAGTAAAAACGAGCTGTTCGCTCAATTGATGAGCAGGGGGCTGAGATCAGCAAACGAGCGCTTTTATGAGGCGGCTGGAGATAAGGAACGTCCGGAACTCGATTCTCCTTTAAGACAGACACTCGACACATTCCACTTCGATGAAGAGGACGTAAGTAAGGAGATATTTCTGTATTTGATCAGTCAACGCCACGATTCCAAGGTAGCGGAGTTGCTGCAGGAGCACCATCAATCTGCCTTTCAGCAGTCGAAACAGTGGATTGAATTCGGCAAGGAACACGGTGTAATCGGTCCACATGTGGATGCGGAAAAAGTTTCAGAGCTGTTCCTTTTGATCGGTTATGGGATGAATATGTATCACGCGGTGTCCAAGGAACCGGTTGCTATGAAGCAGGAGGAGCTTTATCATTACATGAAGCGTCTGCTGGCACCGTGA